In one Andrena cerasifolii isolate SP2316 chromosome 2, iyAndCera1_principal, whole genome shotgun sequence genomic region, the following are encoded:
- the Glurs-m gene encoding putative glutamate--tRNA ligase, mitochondrial — protein sequence MHRNILRTLNIQFVQKRFFKRDQVRVRFAPSPTGFLHLGGLRTALYNYLFARANNGTFILRIEDTDQSRCVSEAIENIQNDLLWSGIIPDEDPIRGGPTGPYIQSKRLELYKEQVLKLLSNQSAYYCFCTESRLQLLRREALKCRQVPKYDNRCRHLSSDEVKEKLNKGQPYCIRFKLSSVPEPFDDIIYGKIVHDVAQTEGDPIIIKTDGYPTYHFANVVDDHFMKISHVLRGIEWQISTAKHVMMYKAFNWVPPLYGHLPLILNSDGTKLSKRQNDIHIESIRKSGIFPLAVLNYVIHAGGGFDNKGGAHYINSYEELIKQFDVLKIKLHSNKLLPEKLLEFNKLEISKLLANERNNKFLVERIKKLVMEAFPHRKTDGSLQLDEHHIISVLKWGQHRVSKLNDLVSPNLAFLWIIPAIPLDITNSGCLEVLKKLCMKLIDIDVQNFNKTWINSYLKELATEHEIPFAKLMSVLRGILSGLKEGPPVGEMIEILGKDTTLIRINRSIS from the exons ATGCATCGTAACATACTTCGCACACTGAACATCcaatttgtacaaaaacggtttttcaaaagaGATCAAGTGAGAGTTAGATTCGCACCTAGTCCAACTG GTTTCTTACATTTGGGAGGTCTACGAACTgcgttatataattatttatttgctcGTGCCAATAATGGTACATTTATCTTACGGATTGAGGATACAGATCAATCTAGATGCGTATCCGAAGCAATAGAAAACATTCAAAATGATCTATTATGGTCTGGAATTATACCTGATGAGGATCCGATAAGGGGTGGGCCTACTGGGCCATACATACAGTCCAAACGTCTTGAATTATATAA agAACAAGTACTTAAACTTTTAAGTAATCAATCTGCATATTACTGTTTCTGCACAGAAAGCAGACTGCAGTTATTGCGAAGAGAAGCTTTGAAGTGCAGACAAGTGCCTAAGTATGATAACAGATGTCGACATTTGAGTAGTGATGAAGTAAAAGAGAAGCTCAATAAAGGACAACCCTATTGTATCAGATTTAAG TTGTCTTCCGTACCAGAGCCCTTCGACGATATAATATACGGCAAAATAGTTCACGATGTTGCGCAAACTGAAGGGGATCCGATTATTATTAAAACAGATGGCTATCCAACATACCATTTCGCAAATGTTGTGGACGATCACTTTATGAAAATATCCCATGTCTTGCGAGGAATCGAATGGCAAATATCTACAGCTAAGCACGTGATGATGTACAA AGCATTTAATTGGGTACCACCCCTATATGGACATTTACCTCTAATACTGAATTCCGACGGAACAAAATTGTCAAAGAGGCAAAATGATATACACATCGAATCTATTAGAAAATCAGGAATTTTTCCTTTAGCAGTTTTAAATTACGTTATACATGCCGGCGGCGGTTTTGACAACAAAGGGGGTGCTCATTATATTAACAGTTacgaagaattaattaaacaa TTCGATGTTCtcaaaataaaattgcattctAATAAGCTTTTACCGGAGAAATTGTTAGAGTTTAATAAAttagaaatttcgaaattactagcgaatgaaagaaataacaaatttttagtTGAAAGAATTAAGAAGCTGGTCATGGAAGCATTTCCACACAG GAAAACCGATGGAAGTTTACAATTAGATGAGCATCATATAATCTCAGTACTGAAATGGGGACAACATAGAGTGTCTAAATTAAATGACCTGGTGTCTCCGAATTTAGCATTTTTGTGGATTATACCAGCTATACCACTAGATATTACAAATTCAGGATGCTTAG AGGTGCTTAAAAAATTATGCATGAAGCTAATTGATATTGACGttcaaaattttaacaaaacgtGGATTAATAGCTACCTCAAAGAACTAGCGACAGAACATGAGATTCCATTTGCAAAACTAATGAGCGTTCTGCGCGGTATCCTTAGTGGTTTGAAG GAAGGTCCGCCTGTGGGTGAGATGATAGAGATCTTAGGAAAAGATACTACATTAATAAGAATAAATCGCAgcatttcttaa